In Planctomycetota bacterium, a genomic segment contains:
- a CDS encoding phytanoyl-CoA dioxygenase family protein, with product MSNVTIERIEDALTEPYPLTAAQIEQYQRDGFIQLDDVVTGADLQAMRDAVAEAVAEESKDGPTNAGGVYAKIFNQKVNLWARHPEVARYALSRRLGDIAARLEGRTMRIWHDQALFKEPHQDPGNPTPWHQDAPYWPHADRQHSTSIWIALKDATPHNGCMTMLPGTQNAGPLKPVDLDSEHNASDLIDQAPQYKGVKGKILPLKAGSCTFHNGCTFHYAGANQSDDVREAFVVIYMPEDQTYTGEKHVVTDPLDMTIGGRFADDVFPVVGRVG from the coding sequence ATGAGCAATGTGACCATTGAGCGTATCGAAGACGCCCTGACCGAGCCGTATCCGTTGACCGCCGCCCAAATCGAGCAATACCAGCGCGACGGGTTCATTCAACTCGATGATGTCGTCACGGGTGCGGACCTCCAAGCGATGAGGGACGCGGTGGCCGAGGCGGTCGCCGAGGAGTCGAAGGACGGTCCGACCAACGCGGGTGGCGTGTACGCCAAGATCTTCAATCAGAAGGTCAACCTTTGGGCCCGGCATCCAGAGGTCGCACGCTACGCCCTGAGCCGACGTCTCGGCGACATCGCCGCGCGCCTCGAAGGACGCACCATGCGGATCTGGCACGACCAGGCGTTGTTCAAGGAGCCGCACCAGGACCCGGGCAACCCGACGCCCTGGCACCAGGACGCGCCGTACTGGCCGCACGCCGATCGACAACACAGCACCTCGATCTGGATCGCGCTCAAGGACGCGACGCCGCACAACGGCTGCATGACCATGCTCCCCGGCACGCAGAACGCCGGCCCGCTCAAACCCGTCGACCTCGACAGCGAACACAACGCGTCTGACCTGATCGACCAGGCCCCTCAGTACAAGGGCGTCAAAGGCAAGATCCTCCCGCTCAAGGCCGGCAGCTGCACCTTCCATAACGGCTGCACCTTCCACTACGCCGGGGCGAACCAGAGCGACGACGTCCGCGAAGCTTTCGTGGTGATTTACATGCCGGAAGACCAAACTTATACCGGCGAGAAGCATGTGGTGACCGACCCGCTCGACATGACCATTGGGGGTCGATTTGCTGACGATGTGTTCCCGGTCGTGGGGCGAGTCGGCTAG
- a CDS encoding helix-turn-helix domain-containing protein, translating to MSLNESDLSPAHRIGQAQVLLSATQPVRVQRVEVTQAVASHDHDYVEVCVVLGGSAVHRTTTGHSVLSVGDAVVVPPGAVHAFDAPAGLRVANLYHLSEWLLADVRALWEAPALSALFVAPVVFANRRPPRALQWPLERSSFAAVKRELTDLEVELARPTPLPLMLRATLTKLLLRLARSFKAQSGPEQRVDLPAEVAWTVDAAERAIASGQPLRIEAVAEAVGCSPEHLSRQFRAAIGEPPTRYFQRRRVQAAAALLLRADQSVTDIAHELGFADTAHLTRQFKTHASLTPTDYRKRYTAGV from the coding sequence GTGTCTTTGAACGAATCTGATCTATCCCCGGCACACCGCATCGGCCAAGCCCAGGTGCTGCTCTCGGCGACGCAGCCCGTGCGGGTGCAGCGGGTCGAGGTCACCCAAGCGGTGGCATCACACGACCACGACTACGTCGAAGTCTGCGTCGTCCTGGGCGGATCGGCGGTGCATCGCACGACCACGGGCCATTCGGTGTTGTCGGTCGGCGATGCGGTGGTCGTGCCGCCGGGCGCGGTACATGCCTTCGACGCACCGGCCGGCCTGCGCGTCGCCAACCTCTACCACCTCAGCGAATGGCTCCTCGCCGACGTGCGTGCCCTCTGGGAAGCACCGGCGCTGTCGGCTTTGTTCGTCGCGCCCGTGGTCTTCGCCAACCGACGCCCGCCCCGCGCGCTGCAATGGCCGCTCGAACGTTCGTCGTTCGCGGCCGTCAAGCGGGAACTGACCGACCTCGAGGTCGAACTGGCGCGACCAACCCCGCTACCACTAATGCTGCGGGCAACGCTGACGAAACTGCTGCTGCGCTTGGCGCGGAGTTTCAAGGCGCAGTCCGGACCGGAGCAGCGGGTGGACTTGCCGGCGGAGGTGGCGTGGACGGTCGACGCGGCCGAACGTGCGATCGCCTCGGGGCAGCCGCTGCGGATCGAAGCGGTGGCCGAGGCGGTCGGGTGTTCGCCCGAGCACCTGAGCCGACAGTTTCGCGCCGCGATCGGCGAGCCGCCGACACGGTACTTTCAACGCCGGCGCGTACAGGCCGCGGCCGCCCTGCTGCTTCGCGCCGACCAAAGCGTGACCGACATCGCCCACGAGCTCGGCTTCGCCGACACGGCGCACCTGACGCGGCAGTTCAAGACCCACGCCAGCCTGACTCCCACCGACTACCGCAAGCGTTACACTGCCGGCGTATGA
- a CDS encoding PKD domain-containing protein codes for MNSQPAQNASSEASAPAPIPVAVPKASFSVGVDPIKFAAAEAAKPVLGGINWEERRSGNERRAGADRRVAQLPFEGPDRRKGRRRSGLDRRCIEGGFAALESLENRKLMSASPMTSFADGTLSVNGIAGHENVLRVELSENGSHVRGIANGEAGPWHKVTDVRHIVITGSELDDRIRVDENVYIPVHVEAGAGNDDIRTSHGNDRIIAGTGNDRVDGGAGSDVIEGQDGDDSLSGSAGDDRIFGGRGNDRLNGDEGDDRLDAGGGRDVLFGHSGRDHLIGDSDDYLAGGSGNDHIDRFSGYIDDITTSVDAKAKITRFALVDAETNTIIQGYSNLGPGSIIDLDNLPTDKINIRAYADGPNGETFTGSVRFALDGSDIRTENARPYALFGDIAGNYTTWTPQTRTYTITATPYTLDNASGAAGMARTLQLQFIRSSTADAPTDNNTAHAHAPQVQSFTLFDTTTGQAVPGFENIAPGSRIELGSDMMNNGTYSIRANVNGVATESVQFRNNGTVVRTENSAPYALRGDVNAWYPTVGQHVIQAQPFAGDDATGQAGSLASVRVEVVYVPASDNPTPATPPAPAPTTPPPAPAPTNPNNGDAPTARIDMLSTTIRAGEAVFVHGLSSTIRTGDLEQANFRWNFGDAGSDYNEMGGFNAAHTYDTPGTYTIRLQVIDENGNSASRSVTVTVEPSNYERTVYVSAYGNDNNDGSTTGTAVRTAKRAFQLAQANGGDTEILFRRGQRFDFTEKMVVDDAHVRVGAWGSGDKPTMYWTGPQNNGIFFELQEGANDAVIEGLRFDSRWQADDGQRFGLPTAVRPFSDRVVIRGNEFLNLQHAVLGNAKPDGLLIQDNTAPSESGVRGYFFWAEGTDLNVIGNYAANSVREHIVRVGGASRINISNNDFHNLDRTDQVHADTAKSTLAIQLGSFAWIEDNTLRATPSLGPLDGSDGNAPDRWEYAVFRDNTVLDMPLQVKDGAEHIHIAGNVFDMDDTHAINIKGYDSNFRRAPVDISIEGNIALNDGETGNFIRIGTNAVDIQLIGNQYLAPNLILGQFQTAYVFVWDNNASPLTEVRDNVWPVPDDVINWAQGGAFFVGNSVTQSAYLTPEEWIATVGSTGDVYEDEVFADIRHLVDVPYENLLAA; via the coding sequence ATGAACAGCCAGCCTGCTCAGAACGCGTCGTCCGAAGCCTCCGCGCCCGCACCGATCCCGGTCGCGGTGCCCAAGGCGTCCTTCTCCGTGGGCGTCGATCCGATCAAGTTCGCCGCCGCCGAAGCCGCCAAGCCCGTGCTCGGCGGGATCAACTGGGAAGAGCGTCGCAGTGGCAACGAACGCCGCGCCGGTGCCGACCGTCGCGTCGCACAACTGCCGTTCGAAGGCCCGGATCGTCGCAAGGGACGCCGTCGTAGTGGCCTGGACCGGCGCTGCATCGAGGGCGGTTTCGCCGCGCTCGAGAGTCTGGAAAATCGCAAGCTGATGAGCGCGTCGCCGATGACGTCGTTCGCCGACGGCACCCTCTCGGTCAACGGTATCGCCGGCCACGAGAACGTTCTCCGCGTCGAGCTCAGCGAAAACGGAAGCCACGTTCGCGGCATCGCCAACGGCGAGGCCGGCCCGTGGCACAAGGTCACCGACGTCCGCCACATCGTCATCACCGGCAGCGAACTGGACGACCGCATCCGCGTCGATGAGAACGTTTACATCCCCGTCCACGTCGAGGCCGGCGCGGGCAACGACGACATCCGCACCAGTCACGGCAACGACCGCATTATCGCCGGCACCGGCAACGATCGTGTCGACGGCGGCGCGGGCTCCGACGTCATCGAAGGCCAGGACGGCGACGATTCGCTCTCGGGCAGTGCCGGCGACGACCGCATCTTCGGCGGACGCGGCAACGACCGGCTCAACGGCGACGAGGGCGACGACCGACTCGACGCCGGCGGCGGGCGCGATGTGCTCTTCGGCCACTCCGGCCGCGATCATCTCATCGGCGACTCCGACGACTACCTCGCCGGCGGCAGTGGCAACGACCACATCGACCGCTTCTCCGGCTACATCGACGACATCACCACGTCCGTCGACGCCAAGGCCAAGATCACCCGGTTCGCCCTCGTCGACGCGGAAACCAACACCATCATCCAGGGCTACTCCAACCTCGGCCCCGGCAGCATCATCGACCTCGACAACCTGCCGACCGACAAGATCAACATCCGCGCTTACGCCGACGGACCCAACGGCGAGACCTTCACCGGCTCGGTCCGCTTCGCCCTCGACGGTAGCGACATTCGCACCGAAAACGCACGGCCCTACGCCCTGTTCGGCGACATCGCCGGCAACTACACCACCTGGACGCCGCAAACACGCACCTACACGATCACCGCCACGCCGTACACACTCGACAACGCCAGCGGGGCCGCCGGAATGGCACGCACGCTCCAGCTGCAGTTCATTCGCAGCAGCACGGCCGACGCACCGACCGACAACAACACCGCTCACGCCCACGCGCCGCAGGTGCAGAGCTTCACGCTCTTCGACACCACCACCGGGCAAGCCGTTCCCGGCTTCGAGAACATCGCGCCCGGCTCGCGCATCGAGCTCGGGTCCGACATGATGAACAACGGCACCTACTCGATCCGTGCCAACGTCAACGGCGTTGCCACCGAGAGCGTGCAGTTCCGCAACAACGGCACCGTCGTGCGCACCGAGAACAGCGCGCCCTACGCCCTGCGCGGCGATGTAAATGCGTGGTACCCCACTGTCGGGCAGCATGTGATCCAGGCCCAGCCGTTCGCTGGCGACGATGCGACCGGCCAGGCCGGCTCGCTCGCATCCGTCCGCGTCGAAGTCGTCTACGTCCCGGCGAGCGACAATCCCACACCCGCGACCCCGCCCGCCCCGGCACCGACCACCCCGCCGCCGGCACCCGCGCCAACCAACCCGAACAACGGCGACGCGCCGACCGCGCGGATCGACATGCTCTCGACCACCATCCGGGCCGGCGAAGCCGTGTTCGTGCACGGACTCTCCTCCACGATCCGCACGGGTGATCTCGAGCAGGCCAACTTCCGCTGGAACTTCGGCGACGCCGGGTCGGACTACAACGAGATGGGCGGCTTCAACGCGGCCCACACCTACGACACGCCCGGCACCTACACCATCCGACTGCAAGTCATCGACGAGAACGGCAACTCCGCGAGCCGGAGCGTGACGGTCACCGTCGAACCTTCCAACTATGAGCGCACCGTCTACGTCAGCGCTTACGGCAACGACAACAACGACGGCTCCACCACCGGCACCGCCGTCCGCACGGCCAAGCGTGCCTTCCAGCTCGCACAAGCCAACGGCGGCGACACTGAAATCCTCTTCCGCCGCGGCCAACGCTTCGACTTCACCGAGAAGATGGTCGTCGACGACGCCCACGTTCGCGTCGGTGCCTGGGGCAGCGGCGACAAGCCGACGATGTACTGGACCGGCCCGCAGAACAATGGCATCTTCTTCGAGTTGCAGGAAGGCGCGAACGACGCCGTCATCGAGGGCCTGCGGTTCGACAGCCGCTGGCAGGCCGACGACGGTCAACGCTTCGGCCTGCCCACCGCGGTGCGGCCGTTCTCCGACCGCGTGGTCATTCGCGGCAACGAGTTCCTCAACCTTCAGCACGCCGTTCTCGGAAACGCCAAGCCCGACGGCTTGCTGATCCAGGACAACACCGCGCCCAGCGAGTCGGGCGTTCGCGGCTACTTCTTCTGGGCCGAAGGCACCGACCTCAACGTCATCGGCAACTACGCCGCCAACAGCGTCCGCGAACACATCGTCCGCGTCGGCGGCGCGTCACGCATCAACATCTCCAACAACGACTTCCACAACCTCGATCGCACTGATCAGGTCCACGCCGACACCGCCAAGAGCACGCTCGCCATTCAACTCGGCAGCTTCGCGTGGATCGAGGACAACACCCTCCGCGCCACGCCGAGCCTCGGCCCGCTCGACGGCTCCGACGGCAACGCGCCCGACCGTTGGGAGTACGCCGTCTTCCGCGACAACACCGTTCTCGACATGCCGCTGCAGGTCAAAGACGGCGCCGAGCACATCCACATCGCCGGCAACGTGTTCGACATGGACGACACCCACGCGATCAACATCAAGGGTTACGACAGCAACTTCCGCCGCGCGCCGGTCGACATCTCCATCGAGGGCAACATCGCACTCAACGACGGCGAAACTGGCAATTTCATCCGCATCGGAACCAACGCCGTCGACATCCAGCTCATCGGCAACCAGTACCTCGCACCCAACCTCATCCTCGGCCAGTTCCAAACCGCCTACGTCTTCGTCTGGGACAACAACGCCAGTCCGCTCACCGAGGTCCGCGACAACGTCTGGCCCGTCCCGGACGACGTCATCAACTGGGCCCAAGGCGGCGCGTTCTTCGTCGGCAACAGCGTTACGCAGTCGGCTTACCTCACGCCCGAAGAGTGGATTGCGACCGTCGGCTCGACCGGCGATGTCTACGAGGACGAAGTCTTTGCCGACATCCGCCACCTCGTCGACGTGCCGTACGAGAACCTGCTGGCGGCGTAG
- the thiS gene encoding sulfur carrier protein ThiS — translation MDETITVNGEEAGMPQPRTIAGLLAALNLDPDKVAVERNRKLVRGSTYDTVELQPGDDIEIVTFVGGG, via the coding sequence GTGGACGAAACGATCACCGTCAATGGCGAAGAGGCCGGCATGCCGCAACCGCGGACCATCGCCGGTCTCCTTGCCGCGCTGAATCTTGATCCCGACAAGGTCGCCGTCGAACGCAACCGCAAACTCGTCCGCGGCTCCACCTACGACACCGTCGAACTCCAACCCGGCGACGATATCGAGATCGTCACCTTCGTCGGCGGCGGCTAG
- a CDS encoding PKD domain-containing protein, whose translation MSSTKRRRSNKSRKKATKNRANPRLSAAALETLESRKLLSGNVDVKINFQPNWAPVPSGYEVDSGKTYGNRGNGYTYGWNADLQGQGRDRNANSRQYLDTLIDTGNANQYQRWEMAVPNGTYFVKLVAGDSKYTGSLIDYDIEGKDFAYGRTRSGLNHIVGQSNTVEVTDGKLSLTAGSDLQAGRVNFIEVRQLSGGTSAPTPPSGGNNDGGSSGSDAPNGEGRVELLGNILRLTGVDGANNDIRIQDTGGNGFNAIINGQTRSYSESSIGRIEIFGGDGDDNLTVSTGINIPVRIFGNDGNDTIAGGERNDTLFGGAGNDDITGRGGNELIHGDAGADLIRAGNGDDRIVGYGENDSIYGENGNDWIDAGQGNDFADGGAGSDQIFGAESGPGDAGGSTPPPTPPAPSGGNDGGGNNGGGNSGGDAPVTPSAPSDGVKPTARINISDTNINVGQTVFVDALNSTLRAGTPLTARYEWDFGDSNGKYNNLVGFNAAHVYDRVGTYTLTLTVYNEDGGNHQVQQTIRVENAGRQVIYVAPWGNDNNSGTVERPIRSAEEVRRRLESRRDNVEVLFARGQTFQVYNTIFTYGTNIRFGSYGSGSEPRLRWDGQGGLGISIIRGDSSSRQVTIDGLAFDSRWTNPNERFNLPKAFMPGGKDATIKNSVFYNVEDAVNGNQRPDGVLVQDNREANNRSIRAYLVWAEGEDYTILGNQMSDSVFEHVIRVGGADRINVSYNDFDNPGKSVLNIQKGEYIYVHKNILRDTVSIGPLDGSDGIASDRWRWTVIDSNEFKGNILQIKHGAERTLVRNNIFRIDNGPAIEIHEYDNNFNRGVEDLTIVHNTGINNGDRGQFIYHIGPANGVKVLNNLYVAPGITVGPYASANIHSREASLNSFDYFRNNVWERMPGISFTQGGQIIAGYHGSQSAYLDATEWNARSITSGEVFADVSLDSQARPASGSAADNSARYFGGVYTDFYGNWRNTQSRDAGAVEN comes from the coding sequence ATGAGTAGCACGAAGCGACGCCGTTCGAACAAGTCCCGGAAGAAAGCCACCAAGAACCGTGCCAACCCGCGCCTCTCGGCCGCCGCGTTGGAGACACTCGAATCCCGCAAGCTGCTCAGCGGCAATGTGGACGTCAAGATCAACTTCCAGCCCAACTGGGCACCGGTCCCGTCCGGCTACGAAGTCGACAGCGGCAAGACCTACGGCAACCGCGGCAATGGTTACACCTACGGCTGGAATGCCGACCTTCAGGGCCAAGGCCGGGATCGCAACGCCAACAGCCGGCAGTACCTCGACACGCTGATCGACACCGGCAACGCCAACCAGTACCAACGCTGGGAAATGGCCGTGCCCAACGGCACCTACTTCGTCAAGCTCGTCGCTGGTGATTCCAAGTACACCGGCTCGCTGATCGACTACGACATTGAGGGCAAGGACTTCGCTTACGGCCGGACCCGCAGCGGTCTGAATCACATCGTCGGCCAGTCCAACACCGTCGAGGTCACCGACGGTAAGCTGAGCCTCACCGCCGGTAGCGACCTGCAGGCAGGCCGGGTCAACTTCATCGAAGTCCGACAGCTCTCCGGTGGCACTTCCGCCCCGACCCCGCCATCGGGCGGCAACAACGACGGTGGTTCGTCCGGAAGCGATGCCCCCAACGGCGAAGGCCGCGTCGAGCTTCTCGGCAACATCCTGCGGCTTACCGGCGTCGACGGTGCCAACAACGACATCCGCATCCAGGACACAGGCGGTAACGGCTTCAACGCCATCATCAACGGCCAGACCCGCAGCTACTCCGAAAGCTCGATCGGCCGCATCGAGATCTTCGGCGGCGACGGAGACGACAACCTCACGGTCTCGACCGGCATCAACATTCCGGTTCGCATTTTCGGCAACGATGGCAACGACACCATCGCCGGCGGCGAACGTAACGACACGCTCTTCGGTGGTGCCGGCAACGACGACATCACCGGGCGCGGCGGTAACGAACTCATCCACGGCGACGCCGGGGCCGACCTCATCCGCGCCGGCAACGGCGACGACCGGATCGTCGGCTACGGTGAGAACGACTCGATCTACGGCGAGAACGGCAACGACTGGATCGACGCCGGCCAAGGCAACGACTTCGCCGACGGTGGCGCGGGATCGGACCAGATTTTCGGTGCCGAGTCCGGCCCCGGTGACGCCGGCGGCTCCACGCCACCCCCGACACCGCCCGCCCCCTCCGGCGGCAACGATGGCGGCGGTAACAACGGCGGCGGCAACAGCGGCGGCGATGCACCCGTGACACCCAGCGCCCCCTCCGATGGCGTCAAGCCGACCGCGCGCATCAACATCTCCGACACCAACATCAACGTCGGCCAGACCGTCTTCGTTGACGCACTGAACTCCACCCTCCGCGCCGGCACACCGCTGACCGCCCGCTACGAGTGGGACTTCGGCGACAGCAACGGCAAGTACAACAACCTCGTCGGGTTCAACGCCGCCCACGTTTACGACCGGGTCGGTACCTACACGCTCACACTCACCGTCTACAACGAAGACGGCGGCAACCACCAGGTCCAGCAGACCATCCGCGTAGAAAACGCCGGCCGGCAGGTCATTTATGTCGCCCCTTGGGGTAACGACAACAACTCCGGCACGGTCGAACGCCCGATCCGCTCGGCCGAGGAAGTTCGCCGACGACTCGAGTCACGCCGCGACAACGTCGAAGTGCTCTTCGCCCGCGGCCAGACGTTCCAGGTCTACAACACGATCTTCACCTACGGCACCAACATCCGTTTCGGTTCGTACGGCAGCGGTTCCGAGCCGCGCTTGCGCTGGGATGGTCAGGGCGGCCTAGGTATCTCGATCATCCGTGGCGATTCGTCGAGCCGACAGGTCACCATCGACGGCCTCGCCTTCGACTCCCGGTGGACCAACCCCAACGAGCGGTTCAACCTGCCTAAGGCGTTCATGCCCGGCGGCAAGGACGCGACCATCAAGAACAGCGTGTTCTACAACGTCGAAGACGCGGTCAACGGCAACCAGCGCCCCGATGGCGTCCTGGTCCAGGACAACCGGGAAGCCAACAACCGTTCGATCCGCGCTTATCTGGTCTGGGCCGAAGGCGAGGACTACACGATTCTGGGCAACCAGATGTCCGACTCGGTGTTCGAGCACGTCATCCGCGTCGGTGGTGCCGACCGGATCAACGTGTCCTACAACGACTTCGATAACCCCGGCAAGTCGGTCCTCAACATCCAGAAGGGCGAGTACATCTACGTCCACAAGAACATCCTGCGAGACACCGTGTCGATCGGTCCGCTCGATGGCAGTGACGGCATTGCGTCGGACCGCTGGCGCTGGACCGTCATCGACTCCAACGAGTTCAAGGGCAACATCCTCCAGATCAAGCACGGCGCCGAACGCACCCTCGTGCGGAACAACATCTTCCGTATCGACAACGGCCCGGCGATCGAGATCCACGAGTACGACAACAACTTCAACCGTGGCGTGGAGGATCTGACCATCGTCCACAACACCGGCATCAACAACGGTGACCGCGGTCAGTTCATCTACCACATCGGCCCCGCCAACGGCGTCAAGGTTCTCAACAACCTCTACGTCGCCCCGGGTATCACCGTCGGCCCCTACGCGTCGGCCAACATTCACTCCCGCGAAGCCTCCCTCAACAGCTTCGACTACTTCCGCAACAACGTCTGGGAGCGGATGCCCGGCATCAGCTTCACTCAGGGCGGCCAGATCATCGCCGGCTACCACGGCTCGCAATCGGCTTACCTCGACGCCACCGAATGGAACGCCAGGTCGATCACGTCCGGTGAGGTCTTCGCGGATGTCTCGCTTGACAGCCAGGCACGACCCGCCAGCGGCAGCGCCGCCGATAACTCCGCTCGCTACTTCGGCGGCGTGTACACCGACTTCTACGGCAACTGGCGTAACACCCAAAGCCGTGACGCAGGTGCGGTGGAGAACTAA